A genome region from Rhizobium jaguaris includes the following:
- a CDS encoding MbtH family protein has product MTNPFDDPHATFLVLVNDEGQHSLWPEFVDVPAGWHTGFGPATRHACLDQIETRWTDMRPNSLKAAIEAEAP; this is encoded by the coding sequence ATGACTAACCCCTTCGACGATCCCCATGCTACCTTCCTGGTGCTGGTCAATGACGAGGGTCAGCACTCTCTGTGGCCCGAATTTGTAGACGTCCCTGCTGGCTGGCACACCGGCTTCGGACCCGCCACCCGCCACGCGTGCCTCGATCAAATCGAGACGCGCTGGACCGACATGCGGCCCAACAGCCTTAAGGCTGCCATCGAAGCAGAGGCTCCGTAA